Within Bdellovibrio bacteriovorus HD100, the genomic segment TTCCAGTCCCAGTTTCCAGCCGTCTCCGGCACCGAGGGTGACAAACACGTCGCCCTCTTTCAGCATGCCCAGAATTTTCTGAGTCGCTTTATCATCGCGCACAAAGTACTGGGCATGTTCGTGCTTCATCTCGGAAGCCAGTTTTTCACTGGTCACCCCCGGGATTGGCGCTTCACCTGCAGGATAGATATCTGTCAACAGAACCTGATCAGCCTCCATAAAGGCCGTGGTAAAGTCATGCCAGCAGTGCTGTGTGCGGGAATAACGATGTGGCTGGAAGAACACCACCAGTCTTTGCTTCGGATACTTTTCCCGGAAGGCCTGCAGAACCGCGCGCACTTCTGTCGGATGGTGACCATAGTCATCATAGACTTTGATGCCTTTTTTCTCGCCTTTGAAGTGGAAACGACGATCCACCCCTTCATAGCGCTGAAGACCCTTGGCACAAGTTGCAAACGGAATCCCGGCTGCCACACCCGCACAGATTGCCGCCACGGCGTTCAGGGCATTGTGACGACCTGGAACTTTCAAATCAAATTCGCCCACCAGGTGTTTGGTGCCCAGCAACCGGTCATTGCGGTGAACGGCATAGTGACCATGTTCGCCCGTCACCACCAGGTCATTTTTTTCGTCAAAGCCATAGAACAGGATTCTTTTCGGGAAGTTTTCAAAGATCTGACGAACCAACGGATCATCCCCGCACACGATGACTTTGCCATAGAACGGAACTTTCAGGGCAAAATCGTGGAAGGACTTCTGCACATTTTCAAAGGTCTTGAAGTGCTCCAGATGGTCCGAGTCAATATTGGTGATGATCGCGATTTCCGGAGACAGCTTGTGGAAGCTGCCGTCGGATTCGTCGGCTTCCGCCACCAGCCATTCACCAGAACCCAGCATCGCCGTGGATTTGATCAACTCAAAGCGGCCGCCGATCACAATCGTCGGACTTAAGTTCGCTTCCAGGAAAATCGCAGACGTCATGGAAGTGGTTGTCGTCTTGCCGTGAGTTCCGGCCACCGCGATACCGCGTTTCAGGCGCATGATTTCCGCCAACGCCTCGGCACGCGGGATCAGCGGGATCTGACGGGCGCGGGCTTCTGAAATCTCGGGATTTCCGTACTGAATCGCACTGGAGTATACCACCACGTCAGCGTCACCCACGTTGCTGGAGGCGTGGCCTTTGAAGACCTTCACACCCAGTTCTTTCAGTCTTTCGGTGTTGGCGTTTTCCGCCTGATCACTGCCCGACACTTTCGCGCCGATATTGTGCAACAGCTCCGCGAGGCCGCACATACCGATGCCTCCAACACCTACGAAATGGAATTTGGCGTGCTGTAACTTCATTGCAGGATTTCCTTTGCGATCACGGTCGCAGATTGAGGGATGTAGAAGTTCTTTATATTCCGAACCATTTGTTCACGCAAAGCTTTATCGGCCCGCAAAGATTGGACTTCTGAAATCAACCTTTCCGGCGTTAAATCTTTCTGCAAGATCATGCGACCGGCATTCTTTTCGACCAGACTTTCTGCATTCTTTTGCTGGTGATTGTCCGCAGCTGGCAGCGGGACAATGATGGGAATGATACCAAAGGCCGCCGCCTCGGCAATAGAGCTCGCCCCACCTCGGCAGACAATAATGTCCGCCCACTGATAGTACTTGGCCATGTCATAAATGAATTCAAACGGCTGCACTTCACATGGCGCGTTCTTGTATTTTTCAGACACCGCCTGGAAGTCGGCACTGCCCAATTGGTGAACGACAGAAAGATCCTTCACCCAGTCCCCGCCGCCCAGAACCGCATCGCTCAGGCAGTTGTTGATGATGCGGGAGCCCTGGCTGCCGCCAAAGGCCAACAGGTGAAACTTTTGATTCTCCGAAGAATCATGCACCGCCGCTTCGATCTCGGCACGAACCGGCATCCCGGTTTGAATGATGCTGTCACCCTTCAGATGCTTTTTGGCTTCGTTGAACACCACAAAACATTTGTCGACGAAGCGGGACAAAATGCGATTGGCCATTCCTGGCATCGCATTGGGTTCCCACACCGCCGTGTTAAAACCAATAATGCTGGCGGCCAGCACAAACGGGCCGGAAGCGTAACCACCCACACCGATCACATACAAAGGCTTCAGTTGCCCCAGTAAACGGATGGACTGCCACAGACCCACGGGGATCTTCAGCAGGGTTTTCATTTTTTGAATCGGACTTTTTACATTCAATTGACCGGATTCGATCAGATGCAGAGGGAAACCCTCGCGGGGAACAATCTTGCTTTCAAGACCCCGGGCCGTGCCGACAAAGTGCACTTCGATGCTGGGATCGAGCTTTTGCAAAGCCCGGGCGATGGCAATACCCGGATAGATGTGTCCGCCAGTGCCTCCGCCGGCGATCACGATATTTTTCTTAACAGTCATTTTAATTTTTCACCTTTGAAGCTGTCCAACGGGAACCAAAGCGACGGGAAAACTTGTCTTCTTCGAAAGAGTTCTCGATGTTCAGAATAAGACCAAACATAAAGCACAAGGACACCAGGGAGCTTCCACCGTAACTCAAGAACGGCAGAGTCAAACCTTTGGTGGGAAGAAGCCCCATCACCACCCCTGCATTGATAAAGACACTCAAGCCAAATGTCACTGACAAACCCAGAGCCAATGCTCTTTTGAATGGCTCCTCAGCTTTGACCGCAATCTGCATTCCGCGGAAAACAACAAAGCCGTACAGGGCCAAAATCAATACGAAACCGACAAAGCCCATCTCTTCCCCCAGCACGGCCAGGGTGAAGTCTGTGTGCGCTTCAGGAAGGAAGAACAGTTTTCCCTGCCCCTGACCCAAACCCGCTCCGGTCAATCCCCCCGAGTGGAAGCTCAGCATGCTTTGAATCACCTGGAAACCTTTTTGCGCCGGGTCCGCCCAAGGATCCAGGAAAGCCAACACACGCGCACGACGGTAAGGCACTGTCATCACCAGGAAATAGAACGCCGGGACCATCACCGCCACTGCGCCGATGATGTATTTCCACTGCAGACCGAACGCAAACAGCAACGTGACTGCCACCATCACGATGATGGCAAAGGTTCCAAAGTCAGGCTGTTTCAGCAACAAAGCCATCGGGGCCACCAGGGCCACAAAAATCCAGTGCCACTTCACACGCCCCAGGAAGTTTTCCTGACGGCACAGCAAACTTGCAAACCACACACTGAAGGCAATCTTCAGAAGCTCGCCCGGCTCAAAGCGCACACCCAATGGCAATTGAATCCAGCGGGTCGCACCACCCACTCGCACACCCAGGCCCGGAACAAAGGTCGCGAGAACTCCCAGCGTGGCCACGAACCACAAAGCCCAGCCATACTTTTCGATATAGCGAAAAGGAATGTGGATGGTTGCCACCAGAATACCCATGGCCAGAACCGTAAAGATCAATTGTCGTTTGAAGAAGAACAGACCGTCGCCGTAGGATTCGATCGCGAAGATGAAACTGGAGGAATAAACTTGAACCAGCCCGATTCCCAAAAGAGTGATGATAGCAAGAAACAGGCTGCTGGACAGATATCTCAACATAAACGTGGACTCCCCGAGAAAGTGGCTTCACGAGCCACTTTCTAAGTTAATCAGAAGTCCAGTTTAAGGTCTATCGGGACGGAAAAAAGCTGGACCCGATTACTCGGAGATCACTTCGGCGTCAGACTGCTCAGCTTCCTGCTTGGAAGGAGTCGTCACCGGCGCTTTTTTTACAGCCGCTTTTTTCTCCGCACGTCCGGACGTAGCGCAGCAATAGATCACACCGTTCTGATCGGAAGTGTTTTTGTAGTTGGTGATGGAGAAGTTGCGGTTGGCGTCGCAGCGGTTGGCCATTTTCATGCTCAGCTCGACATCAAGATCGTGGTAAACGTCGCCACTTAGGAATTCACAGAACATGCCTGTGCTGGCTGCCATCTTTTCACGCTGTTCCTGGCGGGCTTTGAAAGATCCGGAAGCACAACCGGAAAGAATAAGTGCTGATGTGGATAATGCAAAAAGCAGACGACGAGACACGGGAGCCCTCCTGGCAATGTTAATACTCAAAGGGCCTCATCCTCGAGGCCCTTTGCTTGTTTCTTGATTGTAAATTATCAGTGAAACTTTCTCACGATTTCTTTGAAATAATCGCCGCGTTCTTCGAAACTGTCAAACATGTCAAAGCTTGAGCAACCCGGAGAAAGCAGGACAACGTCCCCGATTCTCGACTTTTGGTAAGCGATCAAAACCGCCTCCTCAAATGTACCGATCAGGAAGGTTTCAGAGAAGTCACCAAGGTCGCGATTGATACGTTCTTTGGCTTCCCCGACCAAGATCAGGGTTTTCACCTTGCGTTTCACGGACGTGCGCAAAGGCTCATAATTCAGATTCGTATCTTTACCACCGGCGATCAGGATCACGTTTTCATCAAAAGTGTCCAAAGCGCGCAGGACCGCGTGCACGTTGGTGGCTTTGGAGTCGTTGTAGAACATCACTCCGCCCACTTTGCGCACGTACTCGATACGGTGAGGAAGACCGGTGAAAGTGTTGATCACTTTCTGAACCGCTTCACGGGTTGCACCATGTTCACGGGATGCCAGGATCGCCGCCATGATGTTTTCCACGGAATGTTTACCGCGCATTTTCATGCCCTTGATGTTGAAGCTTTCGATCTCTGGACCGGTGCGAACACGGATTTCGTCGCCGATATTCACAGCGCCACCGATGTTCATGATTTGAGGCTCCAAAGCCGGTTTGCGCGAGAAGTAGAAGATACGACCGCGCTGAACCGCCGGATCACGAGCCAGTTCAACAACCGCGTTGTCATCCGCATTCAAAATGCTGGTGGTCGCCTGGTTGGTGTTTTTGAAGATACGGCGTTTTGCGTTTACGTATTCTTCCATGGAACGGTAACGATCCAGGTGGTTTTCAGCCAAGTTCGTGAACACGATGTTGCCCGGATTGAAAGTGTCACAGTGTTCAAGCATGAAGCTTGATACTTCCGCGATCACCACTTGCGCTTTGTCATCCAGACGCAGGTAATCCACCAGCGGCTTTTCATTCGCTCCGCCAACCCAGGTTTTTACGCCGGATTCAGTCAGAATCGCCTCAGTGATTTTCGCCACTGTGGTTTTACCGTTGGTCCCGGTCAGGCCGATGATCGGCTCTTTGATGAAGCCGGCAGAGAATTCGAATTCACCGGTGATCTTGATGCCTTGGGAACGGGCATAATCAAAGATCTTCAGATTGCTTGGAACACCCGGGGAAAGAATCACCAGATCCTGTGCAATGAAGGTTTTCGGACTGTGGCCGCCCAGTTCAAACTTGATTGGCAGCTCACCCAGTTGCTCCAGCTGAACAGAAAGCTCCGGCTTGGATTTGTGGTCTGTCACTGTCACTTGTGCGCCATGTTTGGTCAGGAAGTGAGCCAGGGAAACCCCTGTCTTGCCCAATCCCACAACCAAAATGCGTTTGTCTTTTAAATCACTATACTCTTTATACATCTTCTTACCTCAACTTCAGAGTGGCCAAACTTAATACTGCAAGCAAAATGGAAATGATCCAGAAACGAACAATGATCTTGGTTTCGGTCAATCCGCCCAATTCAAAGTGGTGATGAATCGGCGCCATTTTGAAAACTCTTTTACCGGTCATTTTGAAAGAGATCACCTGAGTGATCACTGACAATGCTTCGACCACGAAAACCCCGCCCAGGACAAGCATCAACAACTCATTTTGAGTGATGACAGCCATCGAGCCAAGGAAACCGCCCAGGGACAACGAACCCACGTCCCCCATGAAGACTTGCGCCGGATACGCATTGAACCACAGGAAGCCCATGCCCGCAGCGACGATGGTCGCCGCCACAATGCTCAACTCCCCGGCACCCACCACGTGGGGGATTTGCAGATAGTTCGCGATCGAGAAATGGCCCGTGACGTAAGCAAACAGACCCAAAGTCGCCGCCGAAATCATCACCGGAACAATCGCCAGTCCATCCAGACCGTCGGTCAGATTCACAGCGTTCGCGGTACCGACAACAACCAGGGCTGCGAAGATCACATAGAAGTAACCCAGATCAATGGAAACAGATTTCATGAATGGAATGGTCACTGCGGTGCTCAGACCGTGGAAGTGAACCAGGGCCGCCACCACAAGTCCGCTGATCAAAAACTCGCCAGCCAGACGGATTTTACCGGACAGACCTTTGGAGTTCTTTTTGCTGACTTTCAACCAGTCATCCATGTAACCGATCAAGCCGAAGCCCCAAGTGACAATCAGAACACCCCATACCAGCGGGTTCATCATATCCACCCACAACAGGCACGGAATCAAAGTGGAAAGAAGAATCAGACCACCACCCATGGTAGGTGTGCCGGCTTTCTTTTTATGGGTCTGAGGACCGTCGTCGCGGATCGCCTGGCCAAAGTGCTTCAACTGAAGACGTTTGATAAAATGCGGACCCCAAATCCAGCACAGCAAGAAGGCTGTGAAAAAGGCAATGAAGGTTCTGACCGTGATGTACCTGAATACGTTCAGTGGCGAGAACTCATCTGCCATTGAATAAAGCCATTGGTAAAGCATGCTGCGCTGATCCCCTGTTGTGACCTAAAAATTTAAATTTGCTAGGAACTTAAAGGGTTTAGCATATTCGCTGGACAAAAATCAAGCGGAAGTTCATAAGTATATGTAATCATTGATGTTTAATAAATTATCTGAGATATGACAGGGCTCATGTTTACGGCCCCCGAAAGTGCTAAGATGAAGGCATGCAAGGAGGTCGTTGTGAAAATTGCGTTGAAAGACCATATGTCCCGAAAGCTCATCACTGTCAGCAAAGACGCCACAGCTGCGGAGGCATTGCGCCTGATGAACAACTATTGGATTCGCCATCTTCCCGTGCTGGATGAAGAAGAGGACTATATCGTCGGCATGCTGTCGGAGCGGGATCTGCTGCGCTCGCCACACTCTGAAACTCCCGTTGAAAAACTTATGAGTTCCCCGCTGAAAACTTTCCCTGTCGAAGCGCCCATGAAAGCCGTGGTCGATGCGATGATCGAAGAAAAGGTTTCAGCCTTTCTGATCACAAAAGATGATGAAGTGGTGGGCATTGTGACTTCGGAAGACATGCTGGTGCTGCTGGATCAGATCCTGAAAAAAGATGAATCCTCAGACGCCCCCTGGGTCCTGGGAGATCTTTTCGCAAACCCACTCCTGCAAAGAACCGCCTACCTGGTAGGCCAAGCCGGCGTCTGATTTTTATTGTTTTTCGGCGAAGTCGAGAGGCTCGCACGGGAAAACGAAGCGTTCCAGCTTTGTCCCGCGCGAGGCTTTGACGACGGCGATATCACCAGTTTTTAGGAAACCTGCCAGATCCTGGCCGGAAGAATCTTTATAGTCTTTTTCGATCAGCGCCAGGTTTTTGTATCCGGCGCTGCTCAAACCCTTGGCGAAGGCATCAGCGTCATCGCCGATAAAATAAACTTTATCAAAGCCGGCTTGTCCGACCCAGGTGCCCAGCTCTTCATGCAGATTTGCGGATGCAGATCCCAGTTCCCGCATCTGACCGAAGACACCGACTTTGCGGCCCGGAACTGTCAGAAGTTTCATGTTGTCGATCAACGCCTTCATGCTGTCGGGATTGGCGTTGTAAGCATCAAAGATCATCTGCGCACCGGACTTCAGGTGCACCAGTTGATTGCGACCCCAGTTGGTCTTGCACGCAGGAAGCCCCGCCCACACCTGTGCCGGAGTCATGCCGACCGCCAAACCCACACTGGCTGCCGCCATCAGGTTCGTCAGATTCTGCGCACCGAAGACCTGAACACGCGCGGTGCCCGCCTCCCCGCCGATAGAACCCTTGATGGAGATCTCACTCATGTTCATGGACGAAATCATCAGATGCACATCGGCACGAGGATCTTCGGAAGAGAATGTCAGGATGCGCGCCTTCGGGAACTTGTCGCGCGCTTTGACGTACATGTTGTGAGTCTGGGTGTTGTCGAGGTTATAAATGCGCACCGTCTGATCACCGGCGGCTTCATAAATTTCCTCTTTGGCTTCCGCCACCTTTTCAATGGTGCCGAAGAATTCCATGTGCGCACGACCCACCATGGTGCAGACCACCACATCGGGCTCTGCAATATGCACCAGCTCGGTGATTTCACCGGCGTGATTCATGCCCATCTCGATGATCGCCACGTCTTTATTCGGCGGCAGTTGCAACAACGTGAAAGGAACACCCCAGTGATTGTTAAAGCTTCCTTTGTTGTAGTGAACATCCATGGAAGAACCCACCAGCGCTGCGGTAAATTCTTTGGTCGTCGTTTTACCGTTGGAGCCGGTGATCCCGACAATGCGGGCGCTGGATTCATGACGGGCCCAGTTGCCAAGTTTTTGCAAAGCTTTGAGGGTGTCGGGAACCAACAGGATGGTGGCTTTGTCTTTCAGTTTTTCTATCAGCGCATTTTCTTCATGCACCAGCAAACCGGAAGCGCCTTGTTCAACGGCTTTATCCAGGAAATTGTGAGCGTCAAAGGCCTCGCCTTTAAGGGCGATGAAAAGCTGACCCTGCAACTGCGCACGGGTGTCGGTGCCTATGCCGGCGAAATTGGTTTCTTTCTGGCTCAGGATTTTTGCACCTGTGACTTTGACGATGGTTTGCAGGTCCATGGCTCTCATGTTTATCTCCCTTGCAAGGCCTCTTCGGCCACCTTCACATCACTGAAGGGGAACTTCTGGGTTCCGATAATTTGATAATCTTCGTGGCCTTTGCCGGCGATCAGAATCACGTCGCCTTCCTGGGCTCGCTTCAGGGTCTGGGTGATGGCATCCTTGCGGTCCACCACCGTTGTGGCTTTGGCTTTGTTGGCTCCGCCCACTCCCGCCAGAATGTCCTGGATGATGGTTTGCGGGTCTTCTGTGCGCGGATTGTCCGAGGTGATCACGACTTCGTCTGAATACTTCAAAGCCATTTCAGCCATCAAAGGCCGTTTGCCTTTGTCACGATCCCCGCCGCAGCCAAAGATCGTCCAGATGCGGGATTGCGACTGCAGGTTTTCGCGAACCTTGGTCAAAGCCATCAGTACATTTTCCAGAGCGTCCGGCGTATGGGCATAATCCACAAAGACAGAAAGATTTTTATCATTCGGCACGGACTGCAAACGCCCCGGCACGCCGGTGAAACGATCCAAAGCTTCAATGCAGATATTCAGCGGAAGTCCTGCCGACAGTCCGGCCCCCAAGGCCGCCAAAGCATTCATCACATTGTGAGTGCCCGACATCGGCAGACGCACTTCCCCTTCCCCGACCGGAGTCCACACTTTGAAGTGAGTCAGGGCAAAGTCCATCTTCAGAATTTCATAACGAATGTCAGAATCTTTTTCACCGTAAGTCCACAGCACCGCCGGATCCGCCACACGCAAACGGCGACCGAACTTGTCAGCGGTGTTGACGATGGCAAAACACGGACGCTTGTGAGTCTTCCACAACAAGTCCGTGAACAGGCGTTGTTTCGCCTCCAGATAGCTTTCCATCGTGTTGTGATAATCCAGATGATCGCGGGTCAGGTTCGTGAAAATCACAGTGTTGAAAGGAACGCTGTCCACACGGCGCTGATCCAGAGCGTGCGAGGAAACCTCCATCGCTACCGCCAAGGCCCCTGCCGAGCGGAATTCACGCAGGCGCTTTTGCAGAAAGACCGGATCCGGCGTGGTCATTTCTGAAGGCCACACCTGATCGCCCAGATGATGATTGACCGTGCCGATCACGCCAGTTGGAATTTTGCCGTGGTTCAAAATGGCTTCGGTCATGTAAGTGACAGAAGTTTTGCCGTTAGTGCCGGTCACCCCGACACAGAATAATTCCTGCCCTGGATCCCAGTAAAAACGACTGGCCAGAACATCCAGCACTTCGCGGGAGTTTGGCACCTGTACCACGACCCCTTCATAACCCTCAGGGATTTTCGCTTTGTCTTCCACCACCAGGGCCGCAGCCCCTTTTGCGACGGCATCAGGAATAAAAGTGTGCCCGTCCAGTTTGTTACCGCGAATCGCGACAAACACCGAACCCGGCACCACAAGGCGTGCGTCGTTGAAGACCCCTGTCACTTCAATATGAGAGAATGCGTTTTCAGGAATCCCCGGCAGAATGGAAAAGAGATGTTGCAGTTTCACGCACTAAGAGTAACTTAGGTCTCAGATATGAGACAACTCGGAAAACTACATTGCCAAGAAATAAATCATAACGACGATGCGCCATGGGTCATCTTCTTCCATGGTTATGGCGCTGATGCCAACGACCTGTTTTCTCTAGGGGAAATCATTCCCACAAAGAAGACATACAACTGGTTATTTCCAAATGGAAATCTGGAAGTGCCCATCGGCCCGGCCTGGACGGGACGCGCCTGGTGGACAATTGACATGATGGAAATTCAGCGCGCCCAAGAGCGCGGCGAACACCGTGACTTCAGCAACGACACACCGAAAGGCATGAGCAAAGCCTATGACCTGGCCATGGAGATGATCCGCCAGATGAAAGTTCCATGGAACAAAATCGTGCTGGGTGGATTCAGCCAGGGCGCGATGCTGGCGACAGAGATCTATCTGCGCGCCCCGGAAACTCCGAAGGGTCTTGTGATCATGTCCGGAACACTGGTTCATCAGGACGAATGGAAACAGTACGTTCCCAATCGCGCCGGCCAGCGATTCTATCAAAGCCATGGCATCAACGATGCGGTTCTGGGCTACAAACAGGCTCAAAAGCTTGAGACCCTGCTAACCCAAAACGGCATGAAAGGATCCCTGCAAGGGTTCCGGGGCGGTCATGAAATTCCAATGCCGGTGATCACCCAAATCGGGGAATATCTGAACACGATTCCGTAATTGCAACGTGACTTCGCAACAGCCACGGTGAAAATAAGAGCATGAAAACTCTGATCACCCTGGCTTTTCTTTTGACGTCCTTTTCTGCCTTTGCTCACCGCCTAGTCCTGGAGGACCCTTCTGAAATTCAAACTTTGGAAGAAGCTGATTTCAATCTGGGCCGCGTGCTGTTTTCCCTTCCCGGCGCCGATAATAAAAAGCTGCTGGAACATCCCGCTTACAACTCTTTGGTGGCTGATCTGGAAAAGGATCTGGAAGCCTTAAAAACTCAGGATTCAAAACTGGGTGTGGGAATGAACTATGTTCACCGTCTGTTTGATATTCGCTGGCTGAAATCACCGGCGGCAAGATTTGAGCTGGTGGGTGTCGTCAATCGCATGGATCGCGCGGTCTTTAATCCCGGCACTTGTGGCGAGGTCCGTTTGATCTATCGCCTGGCCTATACCAAAACTCAGAATCAAACCCTGATACAGTCCCGCCTGCCAATGACCCTGAACGCCGTCTTTAAACTTCCGGCCACCCCGAACTGCCAGGCCGTCGCCAAACAGTGGTCCTCTCAACAAAAACCGCCACTGAAACCCTGGGTGACTTTGGCAAATCTGAAGTCCCTGGAGGTCAATCTGCAAGCCGTGCGCTGGCCATCGACCATCCGTGGTGACATGGGCGGACATGCTGAATACTTCCTGCGGGTGTACCGCCTGCAAAACAATGTCTTTGTGGCTTCCGCGATGGAAAACACTCCGGATGTAGCCCGCCTGCAAAGCAATTCCGCTTTGCGCGCAGAACTGCTGGCTTGGATCTCCACTCCGGAAAACATCAAAGCCCTGGATGCCGGGATTTTGAATATTCCGGAAAAGTTTCTGACCACCAAAAGCTCTTCCTTCGCTTTGCACGGGATGAACCGCCTGGCCAACCGCCCGTTTGATCAGATCTTCAAAAAAGAGGACTTTAAGAATCTGAAGCTGACTGATCTGGAAAATATTTATGGCCCTTCTTCCTTCCGTCGCCGCCTGAATGACCTTTCCTGTGCTGGCTGCCATCAGGGGCGCACGATTGCGGGCTTCCATTTTCTGGGGAAAGATCCAGAGTCGACGATCTTTGCCAATTCTGTCTTTTCTTCCCAGTCCCCGCACATGATGCAGGAACAAAAGCGCCGTCAGGTCTATTTCCAAAATATCTTCCAGGGAAAGGCGGCCGACAACTCCAGGCCGTTTTCCGAGCGGGACCCGAAGACCCCGGGAGCCATGAATGCTCACTGCGGCTTGCCGGGTTCAGAGTATCAGGCATGGACTTGCGCCGCAGGTCTGAAGTGCATGGCGGTGGTGACACCGGAAGGTTCGAAAGAAATCGGCGAATGCCTGCCCGAACAGCCAATGGCGGGAAATCCCTGCGAGCCCGGCACCGTTTCACAAACGGCGAACTCTCACGGCGATAAGATGAAGGCCGGAACCAGAACATCCTGCCCCTCCCACCAATACTGCCAGACCACTAAAGTAGGATTCCCTGGTGGGATGTGTTCCGGAGGCTGCGAGCAACTGACCTCGGGTGAAGCGTGCGGAGCCATTGCGGTTCTTCAGGGATTCAATGACTGCCTGGCCCGTCATCGTCCTTTCGGAGAGTGCCTGGCGCAGAACACCCGACCAGCGGGATTGCAGGCTTGCGATGACACGATTTCATGCCGTGCCGATTACATCTGCAACAAGACCCAATCAGGAAAAGGCGTCTGTATTCCACCCTACTTCCTGTTCCAACTGCGCGTGGACGGCCACCCCAAACCGATCTAAGTTTCTTTTCACAGACGAAGGGCCCATTGCGGCCCCACTGTCTGCACCCTCATGCGGTACCTACGACCAGACCGATTCTTGCTCGGTGGAATGGTCAAAAATCCTTGATAATCTATGACCCTATGTTCAATTCAAAAGCTTCCAAGGGCAAAAAATTTATCGACCAGCAGATTGTCAAACTGGCCGACGGCGAAATCCTTTTCCGCGAAGGGGATCTCAGTCGCGAAATGTACATCGTGCAAAAAGGCGCCGTCGAAGTCTTTAAAAGAGTCGAAGGTCAGACGATGATTTTAGGTCGCGTCGACCGCGGCAGCATGGTGGGTGAAATGTCCCTGCTGGAGTCCCTGCCTCGATCCGCTTCAGCTCAGGCTGTGGGCGAAACCACACTGCTGATGTTTGATCCGGGCAGCTTTCTGCTAAAAATCCGTCGTGATCCGACATTTGCTTTTGAGCTTATGAAACAACTGAGCGGTCGCATCCGTTCGACGAATGAAAAGCTGATTACACTGATGGCCGCTGAGCAGTTATCCAGGAACGATCTGCAAGAAATCGCGGAATCCACCTTATGATTATTGATGTCACCACAGAAAAGATGGTGGTCATTTCAGATCTGCATCTGGGGAATCCTTTTTCTGAAGCGAAAAAATCCCTGATTGAATTTCTGTACTGGGCGGCTGAAAACAAATATGACGTCTGTATCAACGGCGACGGACTGGAAATCGCGCAAGTGTCCTTCCGCAAGATGGCAGAGGACGTGCCCGAGGTCTTTCGCGCCGTCAAAGCCATCACCAAGGCTGGCAACCGCGTATTTTACGTTGTGGGAAACCACGACATCGTCCTTGAAAACTTTCTGGAAGACTGGGGTCCTTTGACCCTGGCGCCTTTTTTGAACGTTCGGTGCGGCAAGCAGCGCATCCGGATCGAACACGGTCATCTGTATGACCCGTTTTTTGTCAAGCGCCCGGACCTGTACGAGTTTCTGACCTGGCTGGGCGGCT encodes:
- the murC gene encoding UDP-N-acetylmuramate--L-alanine ligase: MKLQHAKFHFVGVGGIGMCGLAELLHNIGAKVSGSDQAENANTERLKELGVKVFKGHASSNVGDADVVVYSSAIQYGNPEISEARARQIPLIPRAEALAEIMRLKRGIAVAGTHGKTTTTSMTSAIFLEANLSPTIVIGGRFELIKSTAMLGSGEWLVAEADESDGSFHKLSPEIAIITNIDSDHLEHFKTFENVQKSFHDFALKVPFYGKVIVCGDDPLVRQIFENFPKRILFYGFDEKNDLVVTGEHGHYAVHRNDRLLGTKHLVGEFDLKVPGRHNALNAVAAICAGVAAGIPFATCAKGLQRYEGVDRRFHFKGEKKGIKVYDDYGHHPTEVRAVLQAFREKYPKQRLVVFFQPHRYSRTQHCWHDFTTAFMEADQVLLTDIYPAGEAPIPGVTSEKLASEMKHEHAQYFVRDDKATQKILGMLKEGDVFVTLGAGDGWKLGLEVLNQL
- the murG gene encoding undecaprenyldiphospho-muramoylpentapeptide beta-N-acetylglucosaminyltransferase, encoding MTVKKNIVIAGGGTGGHIYPGIAIARALQKLDPSIEVHFVGTARGLESKIVPREGFPLHLIESGQLNVKSPIQKMKTLLKIPVGLWQSIRLLGQLKPLYVIGVGGYASGPFVLAASIIGFNTAVWEPNAMPGMANRILSRFVDKCFVVFNEAKKHLKGDSIIQTGMPVRAEIEAAVHDSSENQKFHLLAFGGSQGSRIINNCLSDAVLGGGDWVKDLSVVHQLGSADFQAVSEKYKNAPCEVQPFEFIYDMAKYYQWADIIVCRGGASSIAEAAAFGIIPIIVPLPAADNHQQKNAESLVEKNAGRMILQKDLTPERLISEVQSLRADKALREQMVRNIKNFYIPQSATVIAKEILQ
- the ftsW gene encoding putative lipid II flippase FtsW — translated: MLRYLSSSLFLAIITLLGIGLVQVYSSSFIFAIESYGDGLFFFKRQLIFTVLAMGILVATIHIPFRYIEKYGWALWFVATLGVLATFVPGLGVRVGGATRWIQLPLGVRFEPGELLKIAFSVWFASLLCRQENFLGRVKWHWIFVALVAPMALLLKQPDFGTFAIIVMVAVTLLFAFGLQWKYIIGAVAVMVPAFYFLVMTVPYRRARVLAFLDPWADPAQKGFQVIQSMLSFHSGGLTGAGLGQGQGKLFFLPEAHTDFTLAVLGEEMGFVGFVLILALYGFVVFRGMQIAVKAEEPFKRALALGLSVTFGLSVFINAGVVMGLLPTKGLTLPFLSYGGSSLVSLCFMFGLILNIENSFEEDKFSRRFGSRWTASKVKN
- the murD gene encoding UDP-N-acetylmuramoyl-L-alanine--D-glutamate ligase encodes the protein MYKEYSDLKDKRILVVGLGKTGVSLAHFLTKHGAQVTVTDHKSKPELSVQLEQLGELPIKFELGGHSPKTFIAQDLVILSPGVPSNLKIFDYARSQGIKITGEFEFSAGFIKEPIIGLTGTNGKTTVAKITEAILTESGVKTWVGGANEKPLVDYLRLDDKAQVVIAEVSSFMLEHCDTFNPGNIVFTNLAENHLDRYRSMEEYVNAKRRIFKNTNQATTSILNADDNAVVELARDPAVQRGRIFYFSRKPALEPQIMNIGGAVNIGDEIRVRTGPEIESFNIKGMKMRGKHSVENIMAAILASREHGATREAVQKVINTFTGLPHRIEYVRKVGGVMFYNDSKATNVHAVLRALDTFDENVILIAGGKDTNLNYEPLRTSVKRKVKTLILVGEAKERINRDLGDFSETFLIGTFEEAVLIAYQKSRIGDVVLLSPGCSSFDMFDSFEERGDYFKEIVRKFH
- the mraY gene encoding phospho-N-acetylmuramoyl-pentapeptide-transferase, with the translated sequence MLYQWLYSMADEFSPLNVFRYITVRTFIAFFTAFLLCWIWGPHFIKRLQLKHFGQAIRDDGPQTHKKKAGTPTMGGGLILLSTLIPCLLWVDMMNPLVWGVLIVTWGFGLIGYMDDWLKVSKKNSKGLSGKIRLAGEFLISGLVVAALVHFHGLSTAVTIPFMKSVSIDLGYFYVIFAALVVVGTANAVNLTDGLDGLAIVPVMISAATLGLFAYVTGHFSIANYLQIPHVVGAGELSIVAATIVAAGMGFLWFNAYPAQVFMGDVGSLSLGGFLGSMAVITQNELLMLVLGGVFVVEALSVITQVISFKMTGKRVFKMAPIHHHFELGGLTETKIIVRFWIISILLAVLSLATLKLR